The sequence GCATGCGGGCGGCGTCGAGCCCGAACAGCCGCCCGGCGGTCACCGCCGCGCCGGCCGGACCGACCAGCGAGATGCCCATGAAGCCACGGTCGCAGGCGCCGATGCCGGCCCGACCGAGGCGGCCCTGCATCTCGATGCCGGCGACGACGGCGGCGAGATAGTCGGCGCCGCCGCAGTCCTGCGCCTCGCCGACGGCGAGCCCGGCCGCGATCGGCGGGATCAGCCCGGTCCCCGGCAGGGTGCCGTAGGACTCCAACTCGTCGGCGTGCGCGAGCGACCCGTTGACGTAAGCCGCCTCGGCGATCGAGGTGCGGAAGCCGCCGCCGATGATCGCCGACTGCCCGGTGGCACCGAGTTCGCGGGCGTAGCGCACCAGCATGCGGCTGACCGGTTGCGGGTGGGAATTGACCATCGCCCCGATGCATTCCAGCGTGAACATCTTCAACGAGGTCAGCGCCTCGACCGGGATGTCCTCGAAGCGCAGGTCGACCAAGTACTCACTGAGCGTGTGTGTGATGGTTCGCGACTCCAGCCCCACCGAGGCGCCCATGAGTTCCCTACCTCCGCACGCAGAATCGCCAGATGTCGACCGACGGTAGTCCGCGCGCAGCGCGGAGTCAACGCGGGTGTTGGATCGACTTGTCCACTCGTGCGCGGAGCGCTTGACAAGTCCCCACCGGACCGGGTCCGCGAGGCCGCGCAAGCCCACCCACAGCGGCGGTTCGACCCCTCCGAGGCTTGTCAACGCATGAGTTGACAGCGGTTCCGGGGCCCGACTATCTTCTCGTACATACAGACCTTCCTCGGGCCTTTCCCGAACGGCAACAGACGGAGATCACGGTGGAATTCGGACTCCTGTACGAATGGCAGATGCCCTTCGGCATTTCTCGGCCCGATGAATCCCGTCACTTCCTGGAAATGATCGAGCAGATCAAGTTCGCCGAGGCGATGGGCTTCAAGTCCGTCTGGTCGGTGGAGCACCACTTCCTGGAGTCGTTCTCCCATGCCTCGGCGCCCGAGGTTCTGCTCTCCTGGATCGCCTCGCAGACCACCACCATGCGCGTGGGTCACGGGGTCCGTTTGCTGCCCTACCCGTACAACCACCCGATCCGCGCTGCCGAGATGGCCGCCACCCTCGACCTGCTCTCGCAGGGCCGGTTGGAGTTCGGCTCCGGGCGCTCGGCCACCTCGCACGAACTCGGTGGTTTCGGTATCAACCCGGCAGAGACCCGCGAGATGTGGGAGGAGTCGCTGGAGCTGATCCTGAAGGCCTGGACCGAGCCGATCGTCGAGCACAACGGCAAGTACTTCACCCAGCCGCCGCGACCGATGGTTCCGAAGCCGCTGCAGCAGCCGCACCCGCCGCTGTGGATGTCGTGCACCAGCCCGGAGTCCCACGAGATCGCAGGCAAGCTCGGCCTCGGGCTGCTGTCCTTCACGCTCGCGCTGTCGATCGAGGAGGTCGCCCGGCGCATCGCGCTCTACCGCGAGACGATCAAGACCGCGACCCCGATCGGCAAGTTCGTGAACAACCAGACCGCGGTGTTCTCGATGACGCACTGTGCCGAGACCAGCGAGCTCGCGCGCGAGCGTGCCGAGGCCGGTGTCATGCGCTACCAGCACGACCAGATCGACCTGCTGTGCTCGCTCATCCCCATGATGGAGGAGGGCAGCTCCTACGAGCACTACCGGCGCTTCGTCGGCGTGGACTACGACAAGTTCAGCTACGACTACCTGGACAGCAAGGACATGATCGTCGTCGGCGACCCCGAGCGCTGCATCAAGATGGCGAAGCACTACGAGGCCATCGGCGTGGACCGTCTACTGTGCTTCATGCAGTACAAGGACATGCCGCACGAACACACGATGGACTCCATCCGGTTGTTCGGCGAAGAGGTCATCCCCGCATTCAGCTGAGGGGGCGCAACCGTGGGAAGTTCGAACGCGATGCACCTCGCGCTGCTCGCTCTGCGCGTCACGCTGGGCGTGATGATCGCGCTGCACGGCCGCAACCACCTGTTCGGGCCGGGCGGCGTCGAGGGGACGGCCCGTTGGTTCGCCTCGCTGGGATTCCGCCCGGCCAAGGTCCACGCGCTGATGAGCGGCTGGGTCGAACTGGCCGCCGGGGCGGGCCTGGTTCTCGGCCTGCTCAACGCCTTGGCCGCCGCGGCGCTCATCGGCCCCATGGTCGTGGCCGGCTGGGCGGCGCACCGCCCGAACGGCTTCTTCATCTTCCGCGACGGCTATGAATACGTGCTGGTCGTCGCGGTTGCAGCGCTGGCTCTGGCGGTTCTCGGGCCGGGCAAGTTCTCCGTGGACCACGCCCTCGGGATCGTCCACTACTCCCGGTCCGGCTATCACGGATTGGTCGGCCGCTACGGCGCCCTGATCGCCCTGATCGGCGGGGTCGGCGGCGGGGCGCTGCTGCTGGCAACCGGGTGGCGCCCGTCCCGCGAGCCCGCCGAGACCACTACGACGGTCTGAGCTTCCCTTACGCGCAAACAAAACGCGGGCCGGGCATTGCCGCCCGGCCCGCGTTCGGTGGTTGTGTCAGTGTTCGGTGGTTGTGTCAGTGGGCGCCGACGTAACGCTCGGCCAGCGCGTCCGCGTCGAGCTCCTGCGGTTGACCGGAGAAGACGACCTCGCCACGGTTGAGCAGGAACACGTAGTCCGCGACCGCCAAGGCGCGGGCCACGTACTGCTCGACGAGCAGCAGTGAAGCGCC is a genomic window of Sporichthyaceae bacterium containing:
- a CDS encoding DoxX family protein, giving the protein MGSSNAMHLALLALRVTLGVMIALHGRNHLFGPGGVEGTARWFASLGFRPAKVHALMSGWVELAAGAGLVLGLLNALAAAALIGPMVVAGWAAHRPNGFFIFRDGYEYVLVVAVAALALAVLGPGKFSVDHALGIVHYSRSGYHGLVGRYGALIALIGGVGGGALLLATGWRPSREPAETTTTV
- a CDS encoding LLM class flavin-dependent oxidoreductase, with protein sequence MEFGLLYEWQMPFGISRPDESRHFLEMIEQIKFAEAMGFKSVWSVEHHFLESFSHASAPEVLLSWIASQTTTMRVGHGVRLLPYPYNHPIRAAEMAATLDLLSQGRLEFGSGRSATSHELGGFGINPAETREMWEESLELILKAWTEPIVEHNGKYFTQPPRPMVPKPLQQPHPPLWMSCTSPESHEIAGKLGLGLLSFTLALSIEEVARRIALYRETIKTATPIGKFVNNQTAVFSMTHCAETSELARERAEAGVMRYQHDQIDLLCSLIPMMEEGSSYEHYRRFVGVDYDKFSYDYLDSKDMIVVGDPERCIKMAKHYEAIGVDRLLCFMQYKDMPHEHTMDSIRLFGEEVIPAFS